The following DNA comes from Hyphomicrobiales bacterium.
TGTCGTCAGGTTGCATCCGCATGCGCAATGAGGATGTGACCGATCTCTATGAGCGGGTGCGCATCGGCGCCCGCGTTGTGGTTCTCTAGGACAGAGACAAACGTTCCAGAAGGATCAAGAAGGCGGCTGGAGGCATTCCTCAGTCGCCTTTTTTACATCAGGTCTGATGCTTTCAGGTTGAAGGCCTTGCCGAAGCCGCCGTTCAAAAAGGCGCGTTCGGGCGTGATGCGCCAGAAATGGAAATCGGCGAAGTCCACATAGAGCTTGGCCTTGGGATTGCGCGCCAGATAGGCCGTTCGCGCCGCCTGCCGGTCCGATGCATCGACCAGGGCTGCTCGCCCAATCAACGTCAGACGCGGGTGAGTCAGCGGATCGCCGCCGGGTTTATTGATCTGTCCCGGCTCGCCGATCAGCAGCGAGCAGCGCCCATCGCTGGATAGCGCTGTGAAATGGGCTGACAGCTCCGACATCAAGAGCAGCGGCGCGCCATCGGCATCCAGCCCAAAGCCGGTTCGCGTCACCAATGGATGGCCCGTTTCGGGCTGTAGGTGGGCGAGCGCCGCGAAGGGCGCCTTGTCGAGCAGGGCGCGGGCCAAAGCGCGCGCATCATCATCGACCGGCCTTATCGGTGAGCCGGCTTTTTCGGGCGTGTTCATGCCGCGATTTATGCGACAGCGGCGCGAGCCAATCCAGTGCCAATCACCAGTGGCTGACGGTCGCACATGTCGGCACTGAGCGTGATGAGCGTGTCAGCCTCGACGCTTTGCCAGCCATTCGTCAGGCTATCCAGCGGCTCAGAGGCCAGCGTCCAGCCGTCTGTCTCGTTGCGCCGCAGGTAAAGCGTCGGGCAACGATCATCGCTGGCGTGGCGGAAGCCGTAGAGCGTCTTGCCATCGCTGAAAACGCAGGTGAGCCGCACTGCCTCTTTACCCGCGCCATAACAGCTTCGCTCGGCCAGCAGGTGAAGCAGCTTTTCAACGGCGGAAGCCGGATCATCCATCAAACCGAATGTCAGAAGCAGGAGGAAAATGAGCTCAGAGTCCGTCGTTCCACGGCGCAGTGCGTAGAGCTCATCGGGCAGCATCGCCTCCAAGCCGCGGCGGATCGCCTCAATGTCCGGCACCTGGCCATTGTGCATGAACGACCAATTTTTGTACGCGAAGGGGTGGCAGTTGACCCGCGAGGTTTCTCCCGCCGTCGAGGCGCGCACATGAGCGAGAAACAACCGCGAACGCACCATGCGGCAGAGACTTGGCAGATTACCGTCTGACCAGGCCGGCAGGACATCGCGGTAGAGCCCCGGCTCGGCATCCCGGTCGTACCAGGCAAACCCAAAGCCGTCACCGTTCACCGCCAGTTTGGCCTCGCTCGCATGTTGGCTTTGTTCCAAGAGCGAATGGTCCGGCTCAACGATGATCTGACCGAGTGCAACTGCGGGACCGAGATAGGCGGCAAGACGGCACATATCGGTCTAGTGGCGCGCTTCCATACGGGCGTGCAGTTTTTTGATCAGGCGACTTGCCGTCGTTTCAAAAAGCGGCGGGATGATCGCGTGGATCAAGGCGGCCAGACCGGCTCCAAAAAGCGTCAGCGCAAAGCCTGCGGCAAACCGCATATGCTGGAAATAGGTCTCATCGACACTGGCTGGGTGGTCGATGAAGCCGCGCCAGAAACTGCTGCGGGGTTGGGTATCGATATGATCGGTCATGCTGCGCTCCCAAGAATGACGTTCGTAGAAGCTCGCATGAAATGGGCGAGAGAATGTCCCAGATTTCGTTTCTTTTTCCAAACTATTGGGATACCATCCCTCACATGAGTATCTCACTCGACGAAATGGATCGTCGTATTCTTCGCCACCTACAACGCGATGCCTCCATGAGCATGGATTCGGTGGCCGATGCGGTGAACCTGTCGCGCAATGCCTGCTGGCGGCGAATCAAGAACCTGGAAGATGCCGGCGTTTTGACGCGGCGCGTCGCACTGGTCGATCCGCAGACCATAGGCCTCGATCTTCTCACCTTTGTATTGGTGCGCACCAACCGCCACGATGCTGACTGGCTGAAAGCCTTTCACAAAGCGGTTCGGGAACTGCCAGAGATTGTTGGCGCTCACCGCTTGTCCGGCGATTTGGATTACATCCTGCGGGTGCGCGTGGCGAGCGTGCGCGACTATGACGCGTTCTATCAGCGCCTTATTGAGCGCGTGCCGATTTCCGATGTTTCGGCAAGTTTTGTGATGGAAGACATCAAGGACACCACGGAGCTTCCGCTCTAACACCGTTGTCATGGGCGGCCCGCACCCTCATATCTTGTCTATGCCTTCAACGAGCACGCTGATCAGCAGTTTTGTTCTCTTATCCGTCGCCGCCATGGCGCTCGTGCTGTGGGCGGCGCAGGGCGGCGCCAATGAAGACGGACTTCTGATTGCGGTCTTTCCGCCGACGGCCGACGAGCGCACGATTATGCAAGCCGTGGTGGCGGCGGAGGGAACCTTTGTGCGGGCGAGCCTGCCGGAAACCATTGTCATTGCTCACAGCAGACAGCCCGACTTTGCCGATCGCTTGAAGGCAGAGGGCGCTTGGCTCACCTATTCCGATGCGCCCTTCGGCAATGGTTTGGCCGGATGTCTGGCGTTGGCCACGGTGCCGTTTGAAAGGGCGGTGGTTCCGGCCCGCTAGCTTACTGGCGATGGAACCGGTTTGGCGCCTTCATCCAAAGATGGTGCGACAGGCGGACGTGCTCAAGCGAGCTCCTTGACCATTAACAGCGCCTCGGTGGACTCCAAGCCGAAGTCAGCCAAACGAAACGGCCGCCGCGCCTTTTCCAGGTAACCTGCCCGCTCATAAGCGTGGATGGCACCAACGTTGGACGCAACGACAACCAGCGCAAGACCTGGACAGCCACATTCATGCGCCTGCGACTCGGCCTCGTCCAACAGGGCTGTCCCTAGGCCCTGCCCGCGGCTATCGGGACTCAACGCCACGAAGTTGATGTACCAATAACCCGGCACAAGGTTTTCCAGTTCCTTGAGCGCCAACAAGGCGTCGGGAACGTCGAGCTCTGCCGGCTCGGGCGTGGTCGGCAAGGGGTATCCAATCATGCCCCCAAGTGGCAGGCCGCCTTGCACACACACCCACCCATGGCGGTAGCTGAACTCGCCTTCCTCCGCGCGCACCAGAGCGAGACCGAACTCCGAACCGTCCATTCCGTCCGGCGCCATTTCGCGCAAAAGCGCGGGCACAAAACCGTCGCTCGCCATGTCGATGACACGCAGGATCAGCGCGGCGTCCTCTGGTGTGGCCTTACGAATGACCGGTTGCACAGCCCACTCTCCTTGTCATTTCAGCCAAGGCGATGGGATTGGAATCGGGCGACCGCGTCAAGGCATCTTGATTGAAAGTGGGCAGCAGCGTTTCGGCGTCGATCAAGCCTGAGGATGCTACTCCGCGGCTTGCATCCAGCTTGGCTCGGGCAGATGATCGGCGACCTCGCGCCCGCGCATCAGCTCGATGAGCTCGTCCGGCATGCGTCCGCCATAGGCCCAATTCAAGAGCTGCACGGTGTGAATGATCGGCAGGTCCGTGCCGGTGCCGATTTGCGTCATGCAACCGATGTTGCCGGTGGCGATCAGTTCGGGATTGGTGCTTTCGATGTTGGCGACCTTGTTGTCGCGCAACTGGCGCGCGATCTGCGGCTGCATGATGTTGTATGTGCCCGCCGACCCGCAGCAAAGATGGCCCTGCGGGACGTCTTTGACCGTGAAGCCCGCTGCTTTCAGCAACGTCTTCGGCGTGGTCGTGATCTTCTGGCCATGCTGCATCGAGCAGGCCGAATGGTAGGCAAGCGTCAGGCCGGAGACCTGCGTCGGTGCGCCAAGGTCGATGCGCTCCAAATACTCAGTGATATCGCAGGCAAGCGCCGACACCGTGCGGGCTTTTTCGGCATAGGCCGGGTCCAGCCGCAACATATGGGCGTAGTCCTTGATGGTCGTGCCGCAGCCGGATGCTGTGATGATGATCGCATCCAGGCCCTCGCCCTCGATTTCGCGCATCCAGGCATCGACATTGCGGCGGGCATCGGCAAGCGACTTTTCTTCCTTACCCATGTGATGGACAAGCGCGCCGCAACACCCTTCGCCTTTGGGCAGAACCACTTCGATGTCTTTGCGGGTGAGCAGATCGATGGTCGCCTGATTGATGCCTGGATTGAGCACGGGCTGGGCGCAGCCGGAAAGAAGCGCGACGCGGCCGACTGGCGCAGCCTCGGGCGCAAAACTCGTGCCGGGTTCTGGACCACGGGCAGGCACCTTGGTCGGCGCCAATGAGAGCATCGCCCCAAGACGCGCGAACGGTCCGCCCATGCGGCTCATGATTGGCGCGAACGGTTTGGCAAACAGCGCCGCCAAGAGCGACAGGCGGAACCGGTTGGGAATCGGCAGCACGAAGGCCAGCGTTTCGCGGATCAGCCTGTCGTGCCAGGGGCGCTTATAGGTGTTTTCGATGTGCGCACGGGCATGATCGACCAGATGCATATAATGCACGCCGGACGGACAGGTTGTCATGCAGGAAAGACACGACAGGCAGCGGTCGATATGTTTGACCGTTTTCTCGTCCGCCGGCTGATCATTCTCCAGCATGTTTTTCATCAGATAGATGCGGCCACGCGGGGAATCGAGCTCGTCGCCCAGGATCGAATAGGTCGGGCAAGTGGCGGTACAAAAGCCGCAATGTACGCAGGTGCGCAGGATCTTTTCAGAATGCGCGACATGCGGATCGGCCAGCTGTTCGGCGGTGAAATTGGTTTGCATATTACTCTCTAAACCTTCGCCCTAAACGCCAGCATACATGGCGCCGGGGTTGAACAGGCCCTGCGGATCAAGGCTCGCCTTGATGGATCGCGTGAGCGCCATGTGCGCCGGTTCCAGCGGATTGAACACCGGAACGTTGGCTTTGATGGCGGGTGGCGCGCGGAACAAGGTTGCATGGGCGCCTGAATGCGGCTCGCAAGCCGCGCGGATGACATCGGCGCCTGCATCGTCCGCAACTCGGGTTTGCAGCCAGACCAGACCGCCGGACCAATCGTAGAACGCACTAACGGTTCGATGGGCGGCAATTGCAGCCACGATGTCAGGGCCAGCCATGGCCGGGCAAGAAATCCGCCACAGCGCTGCATCGCCATCTGCCGGAAACGCCGCAATGTCGCGAACATCCTTCCAGAGCGCGATGTGTTCCTCGCCGGTAAGCGCCGATCCGGACACGCCAAGCGTCTTTTTCAGTTCAGGAATGCGGTAATCGAGCTGATCGGGAAAGCCTTCCAGACGCATCAGCGTGCGCGCCGGTTTACCGTCCATGGCAGGCAAATGCGCTGCGCCATTGACCTCAAACGGTGTGCCCATGGCGCGGCCAAGGAGATTGACGCCGTCGCGATCCGACAGCCCCTCCACGACAAGCGTGCGGCCTTCGGGTGGGCGCGGTGTAACCTTGAAGATCACTTCGGTCAGCACGCCAAGCGTGCCCCAGGCGCCGGCCTGAAGCTTGACCAGATCAAGGCCGGTGACGTTTTTCATCACTCGGCCGCCATTCTTGATGATCTCGCCACGGCCATTCACGAACCGCACGCCAATGAGGTTGTCGCGGGCTGCGCCAGCCAAGATGCGCCGGGGACCGGATATGTTGCCAGCCACGACGCCGCCGATTGTCGGTTCGCCTTCGGTGCCCAGGGCTGTGCGGTAATCGACCGGCTCGAAGGACAAGATCTGATTTTTCTCTGCCAAAGCCGCCTCGATCTCGGCCAGCGGTGTGCCCGCCCAGGCGCCGATGACCATCTCGGCCGGCTCATAGAGCGTGATGCCGGTGAGGCCGGAAAGCTTCAGCGTTTCTTCGCTCTGTACCGGGCGCGTGACCGCGCTGCGCGTGCCGCCACCCTCGATGGTTAGCGGACGACCAGCCTTGACCGCATCGGCGACAAAGTCGGCGACAGCCTGTTCGGTTGCAAGGGACATCAGGCGGCCTCACCGGTTTGCATTGGCTCAGATTCCAGCCGACCTTCCAGCGGGAACACTTTGGCCGGATTCATCAGCCATTCGCGGTCAAAGACGGC
Coding sequences within:
- a CDS encoding class II glutamine amidotransferase, producing MCRLAAYLGPAVALGQIIVEPDHSLLEQSQHASEAKLAVNGDGFGFAWYDRDAEPGLYRDVLPAWSDGNLPSLCRMVRSRLFLAHVRASTAGETSRVNCHPFAYKNWSFMHNGQVPDIEAIRRGLEAMLPDELYALRRGTTDSELIFLLLLTFGLMDDPASAVEKLLHLLAERSCYGAGKEAVRLTCVFSDGKTLYGFRHASDDRCPTLYLRRNETDGWTLASEPLDSLTNGWQSVEADTLITLSADMCDRQPLVIGTGLARAAVA
- a CDS encoding GNAT family N-acetyltransferase, which codes for MQPVIRKATPEDAALILRVIDMASDGFVPALLREMAPDGMDGSEFGLALVRAEEGEFSYRHGWVCVQGGLPLGGMIGYPLPTTPEPAELDVPDALLALKELENLVPGYWYINFVALSPDSRGQGLGTALLDEAESQAHECGCPGLALVVVASNVGAIHAYERAGYLEKARRPFRLADFGLESTEALLMVKELA
- a CDS encoding HugZ family protein; protein product: MNTPEKAGSPIRPVDDDARALARALLDKAPFAALAHLQPETGHPLVTRTGFGLDADGAPLLLMSELSAHFTALSSDGRCSLLIGEPGQINKPGGDPLTHPRLTLIGRAALVDASDRQAARTAYLARNPKAKLYVDFADFHFWRITPERAFLNGGFGKAFNLKASDLM
- the glcF gene encoding glycolate oxidase subunit GlcF translates to MQTNFTAEQLADPHVAHSEKILRTCVHCGFCTATCPTYSILGDELDSPRGRIYLMKNMLENDQPADEKTVKHIDRCLSCLSCMTTCPSGVHYMHLVDHARAHIENTYKRPWHDRLIRETLAFVLPIPNRFRLSLLAALFAKPFAPIMSRMGGPFARLGAMLSLAPTKVPARGPEPGTSFAPEAAPVGRVALLSGCAQPVLNPGINQATIDLLTRKDIEVVLPKGEGCCGALVHHMGKEEKSLADARRNVDAWMREIEGEGLDAIIITASGCGTTIKDYAHMLRLDPAYAEKARTVSALACDITEYLERIDLGAPTQVSGLTLAYHSACSMQHGQKITTTPKTLLKAAGFTVKDVPQGHLCCGSAGTYNIMQPQIARQLRDNKVANIESTNPELIATGNIGCMTQIGTGTDLPIIHTVQLLNWAYGGRMPDELIELMRGREVADHLPEPSWMQAAE
- a CDS encoding Lrp/AsnC family transcriptional regulator; the encoded protein is MSISLDEMDRRILRHLQRDASMSMDSVADAVNLSRNACWRRIKNLEDAGVLTRRVALVDPQTIGLDLLTFVLVRTNRHDADWLKAFHKAVRELPEIVGAHRLSGDLDYILRVRVASVRDYDAFYQRLIERVPISDVSASFVMEDIKDTTELPL
- a CDS encoding FAD-binding protein; amino-acid sequence: MSLATEQAVADFVADAVKAGRPLTIEGGGTRSAVTRPVQSEETLKLSGLTGITLYEPAEMVIGAWAGTPLAEIEAALAEKNQILSFEPVDYRTALGTEGEPTIGGVVAGNISGPRRILAGAARDNLIGVRFVNGRGEIIKNGGRVMKNVTGLDLVKLQAGAWGTLGVLTEVIFKVTPRPPEGRTLVVEGLSDRDGVNLLGRAMGTPFEVNGAAHLPAMDGKPARTLMRLEGFPDQLDYRIPELKKTLGVSGSALTGEEHIALWKDVRDIAAFPADGDAALWRISCPAMAGPDIVAAIAAHRTVSAFYDWSGGLVWLQTRVADDAGADVIRAACEPHSGAHATLFRAPPAIKANVPVFNPLEPAHMALTRSIKASLDPQGLFNPGAMYAGV